The following coding sequences are from one Daphnia magna isolate NIES unplaced genomic scaffold, ASM2063170v1.1 Dm_contigs021, whole genome shotgun sequence window:
- the LOC123477390 gene encoding uncharacterized protein LOC123477390 gives MLQKLELVLLRRGGRALSDMVYRIMEKLFSDQVCASYTWLGKTKKGERKNCFSALRRIHAAIFSVVRANSRLQVEEKQDDDVEFYIHEWLRHSQEKCERKGISPATYEDPMDQ, from the exons ATGCTGCAAAAACTA gagCTAGTGCTATTGCGCAGAGGTGGAAGAGCCCTTAGCGATATGGTCTACCGTATTATGGAAAAACTTTTTTCCGATCAAGTTTGCGCTTCATACACCTGgctggggaaaacaaaaaaaggggaaagaaaaaattgctttAGTGCACTGAGGAGAATTCATGCAGCCATATTCA GCGTCGTCCGTGCCAACTCACGTCTCCAGGTGGAGGAAAAGCAGGATGATGACGTAGAATTCTACATTCATGAATGGCTACGTCATTCACAGGAAAAGTGTGAACGAAAAGGAATATCTCCAGCTACTTACGAAGATCCAATGGATCAATAA
- the LOC116936261 gene encoding uncharacterized protein LOC116936261, translating to MPTHLRGQGSCDSETLDEEALKSLYDQVERGDARLQEIDFEVKDEIREAHNSSPIPMTPFPLAICDGRSSGLPIAAVPVIPSKSAITSYSATPSGSATPSSSATHSRPSSLAPFDGSVESSRKRSSTTQLSMRQQVKNAKLNVCSSSEISKLSCERTAAQSASIDYAS from the exons ATGCCAACTCACTTAAGGGGACag GGAAGCTGTGATTCTGAGACTCTTGACGAGGAAGCTTTAAAATCGCTGTACGACCAAGTTGAACGCGGTGATGCAAGGCTACAAGAGATTGATTTTGAAGTAAAAGACGAAAT TCGGGAAGCACACAATTCGTCTCCTATACCAATGACACCGTTTCCTTTGGCCATATGCGATGGAAGGTCGTCAGGATTGCCAATTGCAGCCGTGCCAGTGATTCCATCAAAGTCTGCCATTACGTCATACTCAGCAACTCCGTCAGGCTCAGCTACTCCATCATCATCAGCAACTCATTCACGACCATCTTCTTTAGCCCCTTTTGACGGGAGTGTTGAAAGTAGCAGAAAACGTTCATCAACCACACAACTAAGCATGAGGCAGCAGGTTAAAAACGCGAAATTGAATGTTTGCTCATCATCTGAAATCAGCAAACTATCATGTGAAAGAACAGCGGCTCAAAGTGCTAGTATTGATTATGCAAGCTAG